A window of the Candidatus Liberibacter solanacearum CLso-ZC1 genome harbors these coding sequences:
- a CDS encoding site-specific DNA-methyltransferase: MNKKSRLVIDQNKNSILSWKDKIIKGNSISVLEKLPAKSVDLVFADPPYNLQLNGKLHRPDNSLVNAVTDSWDKFSSFEAYDAFTRAWLLACQRVLKPSGTLWVIGSYHNIFRIGAMLQNLNFWILNDIVWRKSNPMPNFRGRRFQNAHETLIWASPSPKSKGYTFNYDALKAANEDVQMRSDWLFPICSGAERLRNKDGEKLHATQKPESLLSRILTSSTKPGDFVLDPFFGSGTTGAVAKKLGRSFLGIEMEQDYIDIATKRIESVKPLGNIELTVLTGKKAEPRVAFNLLVERGIIQAGQVLTNAQRNISAIVRVDGTLVSGVESGSIHRVGAKVSGLETCNGWNFWYFEKYGKLHSIDTLRSLVRKELYAIDNNEK; encoded by the coding sequence ATGAACAAAAAGAGCCGTCTTGTTATTGATCAAAATAAAAATTCTATTTTGTCATGGAAAGATAAGATAATTAAAGGCAACAGTATATCAGTTCTAGAAAAGTTGCCTGCTAAATCCGTTGATCTTGTTTTTGCAGATCCTCCCTACAATCTTCAACTGAATGGAAAACTACATAGACCCGATAATTCTTTAGTCAATGCTGTAACTGATTCATGGGATAAATTTTCTTCTTTTGAGGCTTATGATGCTTTTACACGCGCATGGCTTTTAGCTTGTCAACGTGTTCTCAAGCCTAGTGGAACATTATGGGTCATAGGTTCATACCATAATATTTTCCGTATCGGAGCAATGTTGCAAAATCTAAATTTTTGGATATTAAATGATATAGTATGGCGCAAATCCAATCCAATGCCAAATTTCAGAGGACGTCGATTTCAAAATGCACACGAAACCCTTATTTGGGCGTCTCCTTCACCAAAATCAAAAGGCTATACTTTCAATTATGATGCTTTAAAAGCAGCTAATGAAGACGTGCAAATGCGTTCTGACTGGCTTTTCCCTATTTGTTCCGGCGCAGAACGCTTACGCAATAAAGATGGTGAAAAATTACACGCTACTCAAAAACCTGAATCTCTCTTGTCACGCATTCTCACATCTTCTACAAAACCCGGAGACTTTGTCTTAGATCCTTTTTTTGGATCAGGAACAACTGGAGCCGTTGCAAAAAAACTTGGCAGATCCTTTTTAGGAATAGAAATGGAGCAAGATTATATTGATATTGCGACCAAACGCATCGAATCCGTAAAACCTTTGGGAAATATTGAGTTAACTGTGCTAACAGGGAAAAAGGCTGAACCTCGCGTTGCTTTTAATCTCCTCGTAGAAAGGGGAATAATCCAAGCAGGCCAAGTTCTGACAAATGCCCAACGTAATATAAGTGCGATTGTCCGCGTTGATGGCACTTTAGTCTCTGGAGTTGAATCTGGCTCTATTCATCGTGTTGGCGCTAAAGTAAGTGGTTTAGAAACATGTAACGGATGGAATTTTTGGTATTTTGAAAAATATGGAAAATTACATTCAATTGACACGTTACGTTCTTTAGTACGCAAAGAGTTATACGCAATTGATAATAATGAGAAATAA
- a CDS encoding FTR1 family iron permease — MGQVLFVVWRESFEALLVIGIIYSWIKRHPDVHNGIKFLWMGIALGIFSSILLALLIYGIFNILDNTRQALFMIFMEFMACILIVHTVYCVNNYGSSTIESNIKSNVARYNWWGITLITMFVIAREGSEIIVFLSGLIMLLTRSNALKFFMEIAGGAICAIITLYVFLLTSRFVSWRIFFKVTSAILLFFCSVILLKAMEESVNLLIEFDYSLPSFLIYPIWSADNLGLIENIISSFFLYCLQSQPTGLSVIAFIIYWVVVISLFSRDTKHV, encoded by the coding sequence ATGGGACAAGTTTTATTTGTTGTGTGGCGTGAAAGCTTCGAAGCGCTTCTGGTGATCGGTATAATTTATTCTTGGATTAAGCGCCATCCTGATGTGCATAACGGAATAAAATTTCTCTGGATGGGTATTGCCCTTGGTATATTTTCTTCTATCTTATTAGCCCTGTTAATATACGGTATATTTAATATTCTTGATAATACAAGACAAGCGCTGTTTATGATCTTTATGGAGTTTATGGCTTGTATCTTGATCGTTCACACAGTCTATTGTGTAAATAACTACGGAAGTTCTACAATCGAATCAAATATAAAAAGCAATGTTGCACGCTATAATTGGTGGGGTATTACATTAATCACCATGTTTGTCATTGCTCGAGAAGGTAGTGAGATTATAGTTTTCCTTTCTGGTTTGATAATGTTACTTACACGATCCAATGCACTAAAATTTTTTATGGAGATTGCGGGTGGCGCAATATGTGCAATTATAACTCTATATGTGTTCTTGCTGACAAGCCGCTTTGTCTCCTGGCGTATTTTTTTTAAAGTCACTAGTGCTATTTTGCTATTTTTTTGTTCTGTCATATTGCTTAAAGCGATGGAAGAAAGTGTTAATCTATTGATTGAGTTCGATTATTCTTTGCCGTCATTTTTGATTTATCCTATATGGAGTGCTGATAATCTAGGATTGATAGAAAATATTATTTCTTCATTTTTTCTCTATTGTTTACAGTCGCAGCCTACGGGATTAAGCGTAATCGCTTTTATTATATACTGGGTCGTTGTAATTTCTTTGTTTTCACGGGATACAAAACATGTGTAG
- a CDS encoding EfeM/EfeO family lipoprotein → MCSLTHRMLILSVMMLSIGILMVVYIMFFASIEEGNMIIAKGDIPTAEKYHPAMKSYLDFILSESIEMISNLEIVNKKLQIGELAAAQQAYIQSYYHYESIRPIVISFGNIDRIIDARADYFRDGVKDRLFTGFHFIEYQLFNQQDIKAALDATDQLLIQLRDLKKRISIHNFTILDMVRAASDFIEMILKNKINGKESIYSFSDLNNIASNVRGSQELVKRLSSFISEKVLLPISQNYRNINEILSHYKLMQGGYRPYFQLRFTDKMVLYSILSQQAECLAILRSELNIDVYH, encoded by the coding sequence ATGTGTAGTTTGACTCATCGAATGCTAATTCTGAGTGTTATGATGTTGTCTATTGGCATTCTAATGGTAGTATATATAATGTTCTTCGCTTCTATAGAAGAGGGTAATATGATTATTGCCAAAGGAGATATCCCCACCGCTGAAAAATACCATCCAGCAATGAAATCCTATTTAGATTTTATCCTTTCAGAATCTATTGAGATGATTTCTAATCTAGAAATTGTTAATAAAAAATTGCAAATAGGTGAATTAGCAGCGGCACAACAGGCGTATATTCAATCTTATTATCACTATGAATCAATACGCCCAATTGTTATTTCATTTGGTAATATTGACCGTATAATTGATGCTCGGGCAGATTATTTTCGTGATGGTGTTAAAGACCGTCTCTTTACAGGTTTTCATTTTATTGAGTATCAGCTCTTTAATCAGCAAGATATCAAAGCAGCATTAGATGCTACAGATCAACTTTTAATACAGTTACGAGACCTTAAAAAACGCATATCTATCCATAATTTTACCATTTTGGATATGGTGCGAGCTGCTAGCGATTTTATTGAAATGATTCTTAAAAACAAAATAAATGGCAAAGAAAGTATTTATAGCTTTTCTGATCTCAATAATATTGCTTCTAACGTGCGTGGATCTCAAGAGTTAGTTAAAAGACTTTCTTCTTTTATCTCAGAAAAAGTATTGCTCCCCATTTCGCAGAATTACCGTAATATAAATGAGATTCTTTCGCATTACAAGCTCATGCAAGGGGGATATCGTCCATATTTCCAATTAAGATTCACAGATAAAATGGTTCTTTATTCCATCTTATCACAACAAGCGGAATGTCTTGCTATATTGAGATCTGAATTGAATATTGATGTATATCACTAA
- a CDS encoding Dyp-type peroxidase — protein sequence MKIKYNKNYKILRRNAFKILSLGIIVYTLLIIIILEYIRGCPSNYEKSISFEDVHQAGVITSEQKNASFVSLNVTAKTLDELQNLFKILTNRIAYLTKARTAPINHNRKMPPAESGILGSYLKPDSLTITVSLGNSLFDSRFGLEKIKPYFLKDMTSFPNDKLEKEWYGGDLMLQICANSQESVIYALRDILRHTSAYLYPLWKIDGFLPSRDIDQNATPVNLFGFKDGIGNAPVHDAKLMDDLIWVTEKDHEPFWSKGGSYQVVRLIRFSLEFWDRTPLEDQENDFGRHKVTGAPIGKKQEMESPEFEKDPHGDIILFDSHMRRAEPRHPERYTAKLRRRSYSYSLGVNSNGSLNMGLIFVAYQKNLKTGFIDTQNRLNGEPLERYITPFGGGYYFVLPGIQLSQAFLAQSMFEELKNNHP from the coding sequence ATGAAAATTAAGTATAATAAAAATTATAAAATATTAAGACGCAATGCATTTAAAATATTATCATTGGGTATTATTGTTTATACTTTATTAATAATTATCATCCTAGAATATATAAGAGGCTGTCCATCTAATTATGAGAAGAGCATTTCTTTTGAAGATGTTCATCAGGCGGGTGTTATAACATCCGAACAGAAAAATGCATCATTTGTTTCTTTGAATGTTACGGCTAAAACACTTGATGAATTACAAAATCTTTTTAAAATACTCACTAATCGGATTGCTTACTTAACAAAAGCGCGAACAGCACCGATTAATCATAATCGTAAGATGCCACCCGCTGAATCTGGCATTCTAGGCTCTTACTTAAAACCTGATTCATTAACAATTACTGTTTCCTTAGGAAATAGCTTGTTTGATTCACGTTTTGGACTTGAAAAGATTAAACCGTATTTTTTAAAAGATATGACTAGTTTTCCAAATGATAAATTGGAAAAAGAATGGTATGGTGGCGATTTAATGTTACAAATTTGTGCAAATAGTCAAGAAAGCGTAATTTATGCGCTACGTGATATTTTACGACATACATCTGCATACCTATATCCATTATGGAAAATTGATGGTTTCCTACCTTCTCGAGATATTGATCAAAATGCCACACCTGTCAATTTATTTGGATTTAAAGATGGGATAGGTAATGCGCCAGTTCATGATGCAAAGTTAATGGATGATTTGATATGGGTAACAGAAAAGGATCATGAACCATTTTGGTCTAAGGGTGGATCATACCAAGTAGTACGTCTCATTCGTTTTAGTCTTGAGTTTTGGGATAGAACTCCATTAGAAGATCAGGAAAATGATTTTGGACGTCATAAGGTAACTGGTGCTCCTATAGGAAAAAAACAAGAAATGGAATCACCTGAATTTGAAAAAGATCCACATGGTGATATCATATTATTTGATTCTCATATGCGTCGTGCAGAACCGCGTCATCCTGAACGATATACCGCAAAATTAAGGCGTCGTAGCTATAGCTATTCATTGGGTGTGAATAGTAATGGTTCGCTTAATATGGGATTGATCTTTGTTGCTTATCAAAAAAACTTAAAAACAGGTTTTATTGATACCCAGAACCGCCTTAATGGTGAGCCCCTGGAGCGTTACATAACGCCATTTGGTGGTGGATACTATTTTGTATTGCCGGGTATACAGCTTTCTCAAGCTTTTTTGGCACAATCAATGTTTGAGGAATTAAAAAATAATCATCCATAA
- a CDS encoding exodeoxyribonuclease VII small subunit, which translates to MNDLVNKNDISLLPFEQAVSELENIITKLERGDVTLDESISIYERGEALKLHCESLLCSAEKRIEQIKLNRDNKIQGVEPFDKEL; encoded by the coding sequence ATGAACGATTTAGTCAATAAAAACGATATTTCTCTTCTCCCCTTTGAACAAGCGGTATCTGAACTTGAAAACATTATCACAAAACTTGAGCGTGGTGACGTAACGTTAGATGAATCTATTTCCATTTATGAGCGTGGTGAAGCTTTAAAACTGCATTGCGAATCCTTACTCTGTTCTGCAGAAAAGAGAATAGAGCAAATAAAATTAAATCGTGATAATAAAATACAAGGCGTTGAACCTTTTGACAAAGAACTTTGA
- a CDS encoding EAL domain-containing protein, whose amino-acid sequence MFFLWMALPSFAIEPIKISSSDSALDLTAVTEIYVNRGENFQVFTAADIDGISRRIEVSASSIKHQGDWAVFALANTSDSQLERLIVVPHFRLVGSRFFLPDLGSRRIISVTPSEGFSLDRVPNPDADVFRITINPGAIVTFVMEITSSNLPQIYLWEPDFYKDTVNSFTLYQGIIIGIASLLAVFLTVLYMVNKSSMLVSAFTMAWVVLGYICIDFGFISKLINSPSGELPIWRACSEMALSLSLLIFLFTYFNLNRWRTKLGHITFAWITCLAILFCISFYYPSLTAGIARLSFGGIVLLGTCCIFYLGKKGYERSILLIPAWMLIVIWSIGSWMAITKRLDNDIIQSALDGGLVLIILLIGFTVIQHVLTSGNISQGIFPDVECQSLAVLGSGDIIWNWDVVHDKVTTTPDIATTLGLAAGSMHGAIRNWLPHIHLDDQDSFRTILDSFLEYRRGRLKHEFRIFAKDGQFHWIMLRIRPVLNVNGEILRCIGIANDITVQKKSIDGILYNALQDNLTGIPNLQSFLDRLTTIISLSVDNNLHPAVMVLDIDKYKQINRTLGIAIGDDVLVVLTRRIRSLLRSQDTLARLSGDRFGIILTSEKDRTKIADFAMTVSKAVVMPIHLLNREIIVTASIGFVSWTSSKITSTEMLKNAELAMYHAKNRGGNCIESFRPSLISFRSDKLRIKEDLSRAIINSELYLVYNPIIRLADEEIVGLEALLQWNHPKFGNIPSSKFMSIAEELSIIKSINLFMLERIAADIINWRDQANMPPIFVSINIGSTVLLDDSLCEYIQAIISKTLCSPSGIKLAFSESIVMENPEKSCLLLDKLRKMGIGLTLDDFGTKCSLLSYLGYMPFDAIKFNGSLMTGSTTKRISMLRSLVSIAKKLEVMIIAKDIYGEIDTKELARMGCDYIQGSHITSPLRSSSILKLLKDRFPLVKNT is encoded by the coding sequence ATGTTTTTTCTTTGGATGGCATTGCCTTCTTTTGCTATTGAGCCGATTAAGATTTCATCTAGTGATAGTGCGTTAGATTTAACTGCTGTAACAGAAATTTATGTCAATCGAGGTGAAAATTTTCAAGTATTCACAGCGGCAGATATAGATGGGATAAGTAGGCGTATTGAAGTAAGCGCATCAAGTATTAAGCATCAAGGTGATTGGGCTGTCTTCGCGTTAGCTAATACTTCTGATAGTCAGCTTGAGCGTTTAATTGTTGTGCCTCATTTCCGTCTTGTAGGATCACGTTTTTTCCTCCCAGATCTTGGATCTCGTCGTATTATTTCCGTTACTCCATCAGAAGGTTTTTCGTTAGATCGTGTGCCTAATCCTGATGCTGATGTATTTCGCATTACAATTAATCCAGGGGCTATTGTTACTTTTGTTATGGAGATAACTAGTTCAAATTTGCCTCAAATCTATCTTTGGGAACCAGATTTTTATAAAGATACAGTCAATTCTTTTACATTATATCAAGGCATAATAATAGGCATTGCAAGCTTATTAGCGGTGTTCTTGACTGTTCTTTATATGGTCAATAAAAGCTCGATGCTTGTTTCTGCTTTTACAATGGCATGGGTTGTTCTTGGATATATTTGCATTGATTTCGGATTTATTTCTAAGCTGATTAATTCTCCATCAGGTGAATTGCCAATTTGGAGAGCTTGTTCTGAAATGGCATTGTCTCTTTCTTTGCTGATTTTCCTTTTTACGTATTTTAATTTGAATAGATGGCGTACTAAATTGGGACACATCACGTTTGCTTGGATTACATGCTTAGCGATATTATTCTGTATATCTTTCTATTATCCATCGCTGACAGCGGGTATCGCCCGTCTTTCTTTTGGTGGCATTGTTTTATTGGGAACGTGTTGTATTTTTTATCTAGGGAAAAAAGGATATGAGCGTTCTATTTTATTGATCCCTGCGTGGATGCTGATTGTTATATGGTCAATTGGATCGTGGATGGCTATAACCAAGCGATTAGACAACGATATTATACAGTCAGCTCTTGATGGTGGCTTAGTGCTAATTATCCTATTAATAGGTTTTACGGTAATTCAGCATGTATTGACAAGTGGCAATATATCACAGGGGATTTTTCCCGATGTGGAGTGTCAGTCTTTAGCAGTATTGGGATCAGGAGATATTATATGGAATTGGGATGTGGTGCACGATAAGGTAACAACCACACCAGATATTGCGACTACATTGGGTTTGGCTGCTGGTTCCATGCATGGAGCGATACGCAATTGGTTGCCTCATATACACCTAGATGATCAAGATAGTTTTCGTACTATACTTGATAGCTTTTTAGAATATCGACGAGGAAGATTAAAACACGAATTTAGAATTTTTGCGAAAGACGGACAATTTCACTGGATAATGCTTCGGATTCGTCCTGTTTTAAATGTTAATGGTGAAATTTTGCGTTGTATCGGAATCGCCAATGATATAACGGTACAGAAAAAATCAATCGATGGGATTCTATACAATGCACTTCAAGATAATTTGACGGGAATACCAAATCTACAATCTTTTCTAGATCGTCTCACAACGATTATTAGTTTGTCCGTAGACAATAATTTGCATCCTGCTGTTATGGTTTTGGATATTGATAAATATAAACAGATTAATAGAACATTAGGTATTGCTATTGGGGATGATGTTCTAGTCGTTTTAACTAGAAGAATTCGTAGCTTGTTGAGATCTCAAGATACGCTAGCACGTCTTTCAGGTGATCGATTTGGTATTATTCTTACATCTGAAAAGGATCGCACAAAGATAGCAGATTTTGCTATGACTGTGAGTAAAGCTGTAGTTATGCCTATCCATCTTCTCAATCGTGAAATTATTGTTACTGCATCGATTGGTTTTGTATCCTGGACAAGTTCTAAGATTACGTCAACTGAAATGCTTAAAAATGCTGAATTAGCTATGTATCATGCTAAAAATAGAGGGGGAAATTGTATAGAATCATTTCGTCCATCTTTGATATCTTTTCGTAGCGATAAATTAAGAATAAAAGAAGATTTAAGTCGTGCAATAATAAATTCTGAATTATATCTTGTTTATAATCCTATCATACGATTGGCGGATGAAGAAATTGTAGGGCTTGAAGCACTTTTACAGTGGAATCATCCTAAATTTGGTAATATTCCTTCTTCTAAATTTATGTCTATTGCCGAAGAGTTATCTATTATCAAATCAATAAATTTATTCATGTTAGAACGTATTGCGGCGGATATCATCAATTGGCGCGATCAAGCAAACATGCCCCCAATTTTTGTATCTATTAATATTGGAAGTACCGTTCTTCTAGATGATTCGCTATGTGAATATATACAAGCAATTATTTCTAAGACACTTTGTTCGCCAAGTGGTATTAAATTAGCATTTTCTGAATCTATTGTTATGGAAAATCCTGAAAAAAGTTGCTTATTACTTGATAAATTAAGGAAAATGGGAATTGGTTTAACTCTTGATGATTTTGGAACAAAATGTTCATTGTTGTCGTATCTTGGCTATATGCCATTTGATGCGATAAAATTCAATGGATCTTTAATGACCGGTTCTACAACAAAGCGTATTTCTATGTTACGGTCGCTTGTTTCAATAGCAAAAAAATTAGAGGTGATGATAATCGCAAAAGATATCTATGGAGAAATAGATACAAAAGAACTAGCAAGAATGGGATGCGATTATATCCAAGGTTCTCATATTACTTCTCCTTTAAGATCTAGCTCTATATTAAAATTATTAAAAGATAGATTCCCTCTAGTAAAAAATACTTAA
- a CDS encoding iron transporter, translating to MRFVYYSVTLCLMLFSSVVFAKEYPVGHPTIKNGMEIQAVYLQPITMDINSEHHLAADKSDIHLEADIHAVQDNPNGFAEGDWIPYLTIEYSISKIGVDSQEQSGTFMPMIASDGPHYGDNIKLNGYGKYRVTYKIYPSSHNKKVEFGRHIDKETGVSPWFDPFEISWDFTYSGLGRKQNY from the coding sequence ATGAGATTCGTTTATTACAGCGTCACTTTATGTTTAATGCTTTTTTCTTCGGTTGTTTTTGCTAAGGAGTATCCTGTTGGTCATCCTACCATTAAAAATGGTATGGAAATCCAAGCTGTTTATTTGCAGCCCATTACTATGGATATTAATTCAGAACATCATCTTGCTGCGGATAAATCTGATATTCACTTAGAGGCCGATATCCATGCCGTTCAAGACAATCCAAATGGTTTTGCAGAAGGTGACTGGATTCCTTATCTTACTATTGAATATTCGATTTCTAAGATAGGTGTAGATTCTCAAGAACAATCGGGAACTTTTATGCCAATGATTGCCTCTGATGGTCCCCATTACGGTGATAATATTAAATTAAACGGTTATGGTAAATATCGTGTTACCTATAAAATATACCCATCTTCTCATAATAAAAAGGTAGAATTTGGTCGCCACATTGATAAAGAAACAGGCGTTTCTCCATGGTTTGATCCATTTGAAATTTCGTGGGATTTTACATATTCAGGTTTGGGTCGCAAACAAAATTATTAA
- the thrC gene encoding threonine synthase, producing MKYISTRNVDLNIGFCDAILSGLAEDGGLYIPKDIPYFSEKEIRNLRGLSYEEIAQFIFLPFVGEEIESSKLQEIVNRAYHCFRNAAVTPLVQLDKNDFLLELFHGPTLSFKDIAMQLLAELIDHILEERDQYITIVGATSGDTGAAAIKAFAGKKRVKVCILFPKGRVSLVQQKQMTTSRAFNVDIIAIEGSFDDCQKIVKNLFADVHFRNSVNLSGINSINWARIMAQIVYYFVSAIVLGAPDRKISFSVPTGNFGDIFAGYFAKLMGLPIEQLIIATNENDTLVRMLNTGIYKPETVKETTSPAMDIQISSNFERLLFEISGRDSVLVKKAFDSLENQQYFQIYPEHLQKISCLFSARSASQKDVNDVIHSVLENSSYLLDPHTAVGIHAALACRKTLSTPMVTLATAHPAKFPDIVKMASSITPNCPVFLQQTMKRPESFKLMSNNIEQVKEFIKNKKRGDRN from the coding sequence ATGAAATATATTTCCACGCGCAATGTTGATCTGAATATTGGTTTTTGTGATGCAATCCTTTCTGGATTAGCAGAAGATGGAGGATTGTATATTCCAAAAGATATTCCTTATTTTTCAGAAAAAGAGATTAGAAATTTGCGGGGTTTAAGCTATGAAGAAATAGCACAATTTATTTTTCTTCCTTTTGTTGGGGAAGAGATTGAATCTAGCAAACTTCAGGAAATAGTGAATAGAGCGTACCATTGTTTTCGTAATGCTGCGGTTACACCACTTGTTCAATTAGATAAAAATGACTTCTTGTTAGAATTGTTTCATGGTCCGACTTTATCATTTAAAGATATAGCCATGCAATTACTTGCAGAATTGATTGATCATATTTTAGAAGAAAGAGATCAGTATATTACAATAGTAGGGGCGACTTCTGGGGATACGGGTGCTGCTGCTATCAAGGCATTTGCAGGAAAGAAAAGAGTTAAAGTTTGTATTCTTTTCCCAAAGGGAAGAGTTTCTCTTGTTCAGCAAAAACAAATGACGACTTCTAGAGCATTTAATGTTGATATTATAGCTATCGAAGGTAGTTTTGATGATTGTCAAAAAATAGTTAAAAATCTATTCGCAGATGTTCATTTTCGTAATTCAGTCAATTTATCGGGAATTAATTCAATAAATTGGGCTCGTATTATGGCTCAAATTGTTTATTACTTTGTTTCTGCTATTGTACTGGGCGCTCCAGATCGTAAGATTTCTTTTAGTGTTCCAACGGGTAATTTTGGTGATATTTTTGCAGGATATTTTGCAAAATTAATGGGTCTTCCTATAGAACAATTAATTATAGCCACCAATGAAAATGACACACTGGTTCGTATGTTAAATACGGGTATATATAAGCCGGAGACAGTAAAGGAGACGACATCTCCTGCAATGGATATACAAATATCTTCTAATTTCGAAAGATTGCTATTTGAAATTAGTGGGAGGGATTCTGTTCTTGTAAAAAAAGCATTTGATTCCCTGGAAAATCAACAATACTTTCAAATTTATCCGGAGCATTTGCAAAAAATATCTTGTCTTTTTTCTGCTAGAAGTGCTTCTCAGAAAGATGTCAATGATGTTATTCATTCCGTTTTAGAGAATTCTAGTTATCTTCTGGACCCACATACAGCTGTTGGTATCCATGCTGCATTAGCGTGTAGAAAGACCTTATCAACGCCAATGGTAACACTTGCTACAGCACATCCTGCAAAATTTCCAGATATTGTAAAAATGGCTTCAAGTATAACTCCAAATTGTCCTGTGTTTTTACAACAAACTATGAAAAGACCTGAAAGTTTTAAATTAATGAGTAATAATATAGAGCAAGTTAAAGAGTTTATCAAAAACAAGAAACGTGGAGATCGAAATTGA
- a CDS encoding cupredoxin domain-containing protein translates to MRKILGLVVLFILIPVPIFAYEKITVELEMKDGVFNPRVIKVPSETVIRIKITNTGTEPSEFESTQLRKEKVLVPNASSVVVIAPLKSGTYTFFDDFHPSHPKGEIIAME, encoded by the coding sequence ATGAGAAAAATATTAGGATTAGTGGTGTTGTTTATATTAATACCAGTTCCTATTTTTGCTTATGAAAAAATTACTGTTGAGTTAGAAATGAAGGATGGTGTTTTCAATCCTCGTGTAATAAAAGTGCCATCAGAAACGGTTATTCGTATTAAAATCACTAATACGGGGACTGAACCATCCGAATTTGAAAGCACTCAGTTGCGTAAAGAGAAAGTATTGGTGCCAAATGCAAGTTCTGTAGTGGTGATTGCTCCTCTTAAATCTGGCACTTATACCTTTTTTGATGACTTTCATCCGTCTCATCCAAAAGGTGAGATAATCGCGATGGAGTAG
- the yacG gene encoding DNA gyrase inhibitor YacG, producing the protein MQKSDCELVRCLCPECRKDSVSAFYPFCSTRCRSIDLSRWLSDGYVIVRTENEAFNKEEDIS; encoded by the coding sequence TTGCAAAAGTCAGATTGTGAATTAGTAAGGTGTCTTTGTCCTGAGTGTAGGAAAGATTCTGTATCTGCATTTTATCCTTTTTGTTCTACGCGATGTCGTTCGATTGATCTTTCACGTTGGTTGAGTGATGGATATGTCATTGTAAGAACGGAAAATGAGGCATTCAATAAAGAGGAAGATATTTCATAG
- a CDS encoding S1 domain-containing protein — MRKHRIRISVGDRVKLEISPCDMTRARITYRFK, encoded by the coding sequence ATGCGCAAGCATAGGATTCGTATATCAGTCGGAGATAGGGTAAAATTAGAAATTAGTCCGTGCGATATGACGAGAGCTCGGATTACTTATCGTTTTAAATAA
- a CDS encoding YraN family protein, translated as MSHDRRKSLRYGLFAEFFAAIFLLIKGWKIIALRYRNRRGEIDIIARRKDLIIFVEVKARKNFQEGIDSVSYNSCKRIRAASKVWLAQRENSPLLSYRYDIIAVVPWRLPKHFPHAF; from the coding sequence GTGTCGCACGATCGTCGCAAATCACTAAGATATGGTTTATTCGCTGAATTTTTTGCTGCTATATTTTTACTAATAAAAGGATGGAAAATTATAGCTTTACGTTACCGTAACCGCCGCGGGGAAATTGATATCATTGCCCGTCGGAAGGATCTTATTATTTTTGTTGAGGTCAAAGCGAGAAAAAATTTTCAAGAAGGTATTGATTCTGTTTCCTATAATAGTTGCAAACGCATTCGTGCCGCTAGCAAAGTTTGGCTTGCACAGCGAGAAAATAGTCCATTACTTTCATATCGATATGATATCATTGCAGTGGTTCCTTGGCGATTACCGAAACATTTCCCGCATGCTTTTTAA